In Pseudomonas sp. MYb327, one DNA window encodes the following:
- a CDS encoding OFA family MFS transporter, whose amino-acid sequence MTTSITADGYAGQPSFLSKERIIAKPGFNRWLVPPAALAIHLCIGMAYGFSVFWLPLSKALGISKAVTCAPDMSFIAQVFSSQCDWPISMLGWIYTLFFIFLGCSAAIWGGWLEHAGPRKAGVVSALCWCGGLLISALGIYTHQIWLMWIGSGVIGGIGLGLGYISPVSTLIKWFPDKRGMATGMAIMGFGGGAMVGAPLATALMSHFGSAEGVGVWQSFVAMAAIYFVFMIGGALSYRVPPTGWKPEGWTAPAKKASNAMITHRHVHVNVAWKTPQFRLVWLVLCLNVSAGIGILGMASPLLQEVFGGKLLGTDQAFGQLDAGQLASIAAIAAGFTGLLSLFNIGGRFFWASFSDYLGRKNTYFVFFALGFALYGLIPNLGHLGSVALFVAAFCIILSMYGGGFATVPAYLADLFGTQMVGAIHGRLLTAWAAAGVLGPVLVNYLREYQLSIGVERAAAYDITLYILAGLLVLGFICNLLVRPVADKYFMTDAELAAEQALGHDKGADASTSLEWKAAAGTKPLAIAAWLAVGIPLAWGVWVTLQKTAVLFH is encoded by the coding sequence ATGACCACGAGTATCACGGCGGACGGCTATGCCGGTCAGCCCTCGTTCCTGTCCAAGGAGCGAATCATCGCCAAGCCCGGTTTCAACCGTTGGCTGGTGCCACCGGCCGCTCTGGCCATCCACCTGTGCATCGGCATGGCTTACGGCTTCTCGGTGTTCTGGCTGCCACTGTCCAAGGCGCTGGGCATCAGCAAGGCTGTAACGTGCGCGCCGGACATGAGCTTCATCGCGCAAGTCTTCTCTTCTCAATGCGACTGGCCGATTTCGATGCTCGGCTGGATCTACACCCTGTTCTTCATTTTCCTCGGTTGCTCCGCAGCGATCTGGGGCGGCTGGCTCGAACATGCCGGCCCGCGCAAGGCTGGCGTTGTATCGGCGCTGTGCTGGTGTGGCGGTCTGCTGATTTCGGCGCTGGGTATCTATACCCACCAGATCTGGCTGATGTGGATCGGTTCCGGGGTCATTGGTGGTATCGGTCTGGGCCTGGGTTATATCTCGCCGGTGTCGACCCTGATCAAGTGGTTCCCGGACAAGCGCGGCATGGCGACCGGCATGGCGATCATGGGCTTCGGCGGTGGCGCGATGGTCGGTGCACCGTTGGCGACCGCTTTAATGAGCCACTTCGGTTCGGCAGAAGGCGTTGGCGTCTGGCAGAGCTTCGTGGCTATGGCTGCGATTTACTTCGTGTTCATGATCGGTGGCGCGCTGTCGTATCGCGTTCCGCCAACCGGCTGGAAGCCTGAGGGCTGGACCGCTCCGGCGAAAAAAGCTTCGAACGCGATGATCACCCACCGTCACGTGCACGTGAACGTGGCGTGGAAAACGCCGCAGTTCCGTCTGGTATGGCTGGTGCTGTGCCTGAACGTTTCGGCCGGTATCGGTATCCTCGGCATGGCTTCGCCGCTGTTGCAGGAAGTCTTCGGTGGCAAGTTGCTGGGCACGGACCAGGCGTTCGGTCAGCTGGACGCCGGCCAACTGGCCTCGATCGCCGCCATCGCTGCCGGTTTCACCGGTTTGCTGAGCCTGTTCAACATCGGTGGCCGCTTCTTCTGGGCGTCGTTCTCGGACTACCTGGGGCGCAAAAACACTTATTTCGTGTTCTTCGCCTTGGGCTTTGCCCTGTACGGACTGATTCCGAACCTTGGTCACTTGGGCAGCGTCGCGCTGTTCGTGGCGGCGTTCTGCATCATTCTGTCGATGTACGGTGGTGGTTTCGCCACGGTTCCGGCGTACCTGGCGGACCTGTTCGGTACGCAAATGGTCGGCGCGATCCACGGTCGTCTGTTGACGGCGTGGGCGGCGGCGGGCGTATTGGGACCTGTGCTGGTGAACTACCTGCGTGAGTATCAGTTGAGCATCGGCGTTGAGCGTGCCGCGGCTTACGACATCACCCTGTACATCCTTGCCGGCCTGCTGGTGTTGGGTTTCATCTGCAACCTGCTGGTGCGTCCGGTGGCTGACAAGTACTTCATGACCGACGCTGAACTGGCTGCCGAACAGGCGCTGGGCCACGACAAGGGTGCTGACGCCAGCACGTCGCTGGAGTGGAAAGCGGCTGCGGGCACCAAACCACTGGCGATCGCGGCGTGGCTGGCGGTGGGTATTCCGTTGGCGTGGGGTGTGTGGGTGACCTTGCAGAAGACTGCGGTTCTCTTCCACTAA
- a CDS encoding acetyl-CoA sensor PanZ family protein, translating into MPIIVESVQKITPQDQQDLQKIYRDAPEWLFTPFTGDQHLIEDCLRDGSLIAGRFNDRLLGAARLQRHPDVWHLSQLCVRKITRRRGVAERLVQEAQKMAAQSGATLHLLAPAGHLEAQALAAKLHIPLDTLPA; encoded by the coding sequence ATGCCAATCATTGTAGAGTCGGTGCAGAAAATCACTCCTCAAGACCAACAAGATCTCCAGAAGATTTACCGCGATGCCCCGGAATGGCTCTTCACCCCGTTTACCGGAGATCAACATCTGATCGAAGACTGCCTGCGTGACGGCTCCCTGATCGCCGGGCGCTTCAACGATCGGCTATTGGGCGCGGCGCGCCTGCAACGGCACCCGGACGTCTGGCACTTGTCTCAATTATGCGTACGAAAAATCACCAGACGTCGTGGCGTTGCTGAACGCCTGGTGCAAGAAGCACAAAAAATGGCCGCGCAATCGGGCGCCACATTGCACCTTCTCGCGCCCGCCGGGCACCTGGAAGCACAGGCATTGGCCGCCAAGCTGCATATTCCGCTGGATACCCTGCCGGCGTGA
- a CDS encoding AsmA family protein: protein MKAFGKILGLVLLGLLLIIVALGFALTHLFDPNDYKNEIRQIARDKAHIELTLNGDIGWSLFPWLGLELHDAGVATLAKPNEPFADLQMLGLSVRVLPLLRREVQMSDVRVEGLNLRLNRDKDGHGNWEDIGKVPVAASPAGTPPATPGEPAPQTTVPVEKPAQPIRLDIDSLTVNNARVEYNDEKTGKQFSAESIQLSTGPVHDSTNIPVKLTAFLGTNQPVLRVRTELNGEVRFERALQRYKLEDMKLSGEVAGDPLQGKTMTFAAQGQLLLDRAANVAEWTGIKISANQLRALGELKVNDLDKTPQISGGLSIAQFDLAKFVDSVGQKLPAMAEGSLSKFELATRLAGTPTSVVLDDINLKVDDSTFSGRIAVEDFAKQSLRANLKADTFNVDRYLPPKSAEANSATQVRQAEVASTEADAMAGAGSTPLPQAPTKDAWSNERLLPVERLSKLDVDAELTFGQLTLEKLPIQNATLKANGQGGLLTLANLRGDLYAGNFEATGTLDLRQQVPALNLQTKISRVPVEKILESQGKTPPVKGLVTLNSNVTGNGNSQKALIETLNGTTSFVINNGVLLNANLEQQLCKGIATLNRKTLSGEPRGKDTPFEELKGNLTFRNGVASNPDLKVRIPGMTVKGDGDVDLRVLGMDYRVGIVVEGDTSAMPDPACQVGEKFVGIEWPLRCRGPLELGAKACRLDNERMGQVASKLAGERISEKIDEKLGDKVSPELKDALKGLFKR, encoded by the coding sequence ATGAAAGCGTTCGGCAAAATCCTGGGTCTGGTACTCCTCGGGCTGTTGCTGATCATTGTGGCGCTGGGCTTTGCCCTGACCCACCTCTTCGATCCCAACGACTACAAAAACGAGATCCGCCAGATTGCCCGCGACAAGGCCCACATCGAGCTGACGCTCAATGGCGATATCGGCTGGAGCCTGTTCCCGTGGCTGGGCCTGGAACTGCACGATGCCGGTGTCGCGACCCTGGCCAAACCCAACGAGCCGTTTGCTGATCTGCAGATGCTTGGCTTGTCGGTCCGCGTGCTGCCGCTGCTGCGCCGCGAAGTGCAGATGAGCGACGTACGCGTCGAAGGCTTGAACCTGCGCCTGAATCGCGACAAGGACGGCCACGGAAACTGGGAAGACATCGGCAAGGTGCCGGTCGCCGCGAGCCCTGCTGGCACGCCTCCCGCCACTCCTGGCGAACCTGCACCGCAAACTACCGTACCAGTGGAAAAACCGGCCCAGCCAATTCGCCTGGACATCGACAGCCTGACCGTCAACAACGCCCGCGTTGAATACAACGACGAGAAGACCGGCAAGCAGTTCAGCGCCGAAAGCATCCAGCTGAGTACCGGCCCGGTACATGATTCCACCAACATCCCGGTTAAACTCACCGCGTTCCTGGGCACCAATCAGCCGGTTCTGCGGGTCCGTACCGAACTGAATGGCGAAGTGCGTTTCGAGCGCGCGTTGCAGCGTTACAAACTCGAAGACATGAAGTTGTCCGGCGAAGTGGCCGGCGATCCGCTGCAAGGCAAAACCATGACGTTTGCCGCCCAGGGCCAACTGCTGCTGGACCGTGCCGCCAACGTTGCCGAATGGACCGGGATCAAGATTTCCGCCAACCAACTGCGTGCGCTGGGTGAGCTGAAGGTCAACGACCTCGACAAGACGCCACAGATCAGCGGCGGCCTGTCGATTGCCCAGTTCGACCTGGCGAAGTTCGTCGACAGCGTCGGCCAGAAACTCCCGGCCATGGCCGAAGGCAGCCTGAGCAAATTCGAATTGGCCACCCGCCTCGCGGGCACGCCGACCAGCGTGGTGCTGGATGACATCAATCTTAAAGTCGACGACAGCACCTTCAGCGGCCGAATCGCCGTCGAGGACTTTGCCAAGCAATCGTTGAGGGCAAACCTCAAGGCCGACACCTTCAACGTCGATCGTTACCTGCCGCCAAAATCGGCCGAAGCCAACAGCGCAACTCAAGTGCGTCAGGCCGAAGTCGCCAGCACCGAAGCCGACGCCATGGCCGGTGCCGGCAGCACACCGTTACCACAAGCGCCGACCAAGGATGCGTGGAGCAACGAGCGCCTGCTGCCGGTGGAGCGCCTGAGCAAACTGGACGTTGACGCCGAGCTGACCTTCGGCCAACTGACCCTGGAAAAATTGCCGATTCAAAACGCAACACTCAAGGCCAACGGCCAGGGCGGACTGCTGACTCTGGCAAACCTGCGCGGCGATCTGTACGCCGGCAACTTCGAAGCCACCGGCACCCTCGATCTGCGCCAGCAGGTGCCTGCGCTGAACTTGCAGACCAAAATCAGCCGCGTACCGGTAGAAAAAATCCTCGAAAGCCAGGGCAAGACTCCTCCGGTCAAAGGCCTGGTCACGCTCAACAGCAACGTGACCGGTAACGGCAACAGCCAGAAAGCGCTGATCGAAACGCTTAATGGCACCACCAGTTTCGTCATCAACAATGGCGTTCTGCTAAATGCCAACCTCGAACAGCAGCTGTGCAAAGGCATCGCCACGCTCAACCGCAAAACCCTCAGCGGCGAGCCACGGGGCAAGGACACACCGTTCGAGGAACTCAAGGGCAACCTGACGTTCCGTAACGGCGTGGCCAGCAACCCGGACCTGAAAGTGCGCATCCCGGGCATGACCGTTAAAGGTGACGGTGATGTCGATCTACGGGTGCTGGGCATGGACTACCGCGTGGGCATCGTCGTCGAAGGCGATACCAGCGCCATGCCGGACCCGGCTTGCCAGGTTGGCGAGAAGTTTGTCGGTATAGAGTGGCCGCTACGGTGTCGTGGTCCGCTGGAGCTTGGTGCCAAGGCATGCCGTCTCGACAACGAACGTATGGGTCAGGTCGCGAGTAAACTGGCTGGCGAGCGCATCAGCGAAAAAATCGACGAAAAGCTGGGCGACAAGGTCAGCCCGGAACTGAAAGATGCGCTCAAGGGGCTGTTCAAGCGATGA
- the mutY gene encoding A/G-specific adenine glycosylase: MRAEQFSTAVLEWFDRHGRHDLPWQQDINPYRVWVSEIMLQQTQVSTVLNYFDRFMASLPTVEALAAAPEDEVLHLWTGLGYYTRARNLQKTAKIVVEQYGGEFPRDVEKLTDLPGIGLSTAGAIASISMGLRAPILDGNVKRVLARFTAQEGYPGEPKVAKQLWANAERFTPHDRVNAYTQAMMDLGATLCTRSKPSCLLCPLEKGCEAHMLGLETRYPIPKPRKAVPQKRTLMPLLANGNGAILLYRRPSTGLWGGLWSLPELDDLDDLQHLATQHSLELGNQQAMPNLVHTFSHFQLSIEPWLVQVQEAGHHVAEADWLWYNLATPPRLGLAAPVKTLLERAAAVLNAGESS; the protein is encoded by the coding sequence ATGAGAGCCGAACAGTTTTCAACGGCGGTGCTGGAATGGTTCGACCGCCACGGCCGTCACGATTTGCCCTGGCAACAGGACATTAACCCGTATCGGGTGTGGGTCTCGGAAATCATGTTGCAGCAAACCCAGGTCAGCACCGTGCTGAATTACTTCGACCGTTTCATGGCATCACTGCCAACGGTCGAAGCCCTGGCGGCCGCACCGGAAGATGAAGTGCTGCACCTGTGGACCGGCCTGGGTTACTACACCCGTGCGCGCAATTTGCAGAAGACCGCGAAAATCGTCGTCGAGCAGTACGGCGGCGAGTTTCCCCGTGATGTGGAGAAGCTCACCGACTTGCCGGGTATCGGCCTGTCCACGGCCGGAGCCATTGCCAGTATCAGCATGGGTCTGCGCGCGCCGATCCTCGACGGCAACGTCAAACGCGTGCTGGCGCGATTTACTGCACAAGAGGGTTATCCGGGCGAGCCGAAGGTGGCTAAACAGCTCTGGGCCAACGCTGAGCGCTTTACGCCCCATGATCGGGTCAACGCCTACACCCAGGCGATGATGGATCTGGGCGCCACGCTCTGCACCCGCAGCAAACCGAGCTGCCTGCTTTGCCCGCTGGAAAAAGGCTGCGAAGCGCACATGCTCGGCCTGGAAACGCGCTACCCGATCCCCAAACCACGCAAGGCCGTGCCACAGAAACGCACGCTGATGCCTTTGCTCGCCAACGGTAACGGCGCGATTCTGCTTTACCGGCGCCCTTCCACGGGCCTGTGGGGCGGTTTGTGGAGCTTGCCGGAACTCGACGACCTCGACGACTTGCAACATCTCGCGACGCAACACTCGCTGGAACTGGGCAACCAACAGGCGATGCCGAACCTGGTGCACACTTTCAGCCATTTTCAGTTATCCATCGAACCCTGGCTGGTTCAGGTCCAGGAGGCCGGTCATCACGTGGCCGAGGCCGACTGGCTCTGGTATAACCTCGCCACCCCGCCGCGCCTGGGCCTTGCCGCCCCGGTCAAAACCTTGCTCGAACGCGCGGCCGCCGTATTGAACGCAGGAGAGTCGTCATGA
- a CDS encoding oxidative damage protection protein: protein MTRTIMCRKYKEELPALERAPFPGSKGQDIFDHVSAKAWADWQKHQTLLINEKRLNMMNAEDRKYLQGEMDKYFSGEDYAKAEGYVPPAE from the coding sequence ATGACCCGCACCATCATGTGCCGCAAGTACAAAGAAGAATTGCCCGCCCTGGAGCGCGCTCCATTCCCGGGCAGCAAAGGCCAGGACATTTTTGACCACGTCTCGGCCAAGGCCTGGGCCGACTGGCAAAAGCACCAGACTTTGCTGATCAATGAAAAGCGCTTGAACATGATGAACGCCGAAGACCGCAAATATCTTCAGGGCGAAATGGACAAGTACTTCTCCGGCGAGGATTACGCCAAGGCCGAAGGCTACGTTCCGCCTGCCGAGTAA
- a CDS encoding alpha/beta fold hydrolase → MNLQETPPLACTQIELPLTTDALGESFKESAADGFVLGGFTWRHATRDATRPVVIINAATSVRCRHYSRFADYLFANGIDVITYDYRGIGESRPTSIKGLQASWTDWGALDFEAMLKRTQREFPGQPVDVVGHSFGGCAAGLGASGQMIRRLVTVGAQFAHWRDYAPAHRWRMFGKWHVVMPLITMICGYFPGKRLGWLEDTPSGVVRDWSTPTARFETRPSGRATNGRLPFAGVTAKILAISISDDPYGTIPAIERLLGYFTGSTNTHLRIAPEDIGEAEVGHFAFFRSAYQATLWPIALSWLQNGELSSHTPGRIVPRS, encoded by the coding sequence ATGAATTTGCAGGAAACACCACCATTGGCTTGCACTCAAATCGAACTGCCATTAACGACGGACGCCCTTGGCGAGTCCTTCAAGGAATCCGCTGCGGATGGGTTCGTACTCGGTGGTTTCACCTGGCGGCATGCTACTCGGGACGCCACCCGCCCGGTCGTCATCATCAATGCCGCCACCTCGGTCCGCTGCCGACATTACTCGCGCTTCGCCGATTATCTGTTCGCCAACGGCATCGATGTGATCACCTATGATTACCGCGGCATCGGCGAGTCGCGACCGACATCAATCAAAGGGCTCCAGGCTTCGTGGACCGACTGGGGCGCATTGGATTTCGAGGCGATGCTGAAGCGCACACAGCGAGAATTTCCCGGCCAGCCTGTCGATGTGGTCGGTCACAGCTTTGGTGGCTGCGCAGCGGGGCTGGGAGCCTCCGGACAAATGATCCGGCGCCTGGTGACCGTTGGTGCGCAATTCGCTCACTGGCGCGACTATGCGCCCGCCCATCGCTGGCGGATGTTCGGCAAGTGGCATGTGGTGATGCCGCTGATCACGATGATTTGCGGTTACTTTCCAGGCAAGCGCCTTGGCTGGCTGGAAGACACACCCTCCGGCGTGGTGCGCGACTGGAGTACGCCCACGGCCCGCTTCGAAACTCGCCCCAGCGGCCGTGCAACCAACGGTCGCCTGCCTTTCGCCGGCGTCACCGCAAAAATCCTGGCGATCAGTATCAGTGACGACCCCTACGGCACAATCCCTGCCATCGAACGCCTGCTCGGCTACTTCACCGGTAGCACCAATACGCACCTTCGCATCGCCCCCGAGGACATCGGCGAAGCAGAAGTCGGACATTTCGCCTTTTTTCGCAGCGCATACCAAGCCACACTATGGCCCATTGCATTGTCCTGGCTGCAAAACGGCGAACTGTCCTCCCACACACCCGGACGGATAGTGCCTCGCAGCTGA
- the vapB gene encoding type II toxin-antitoxin system VapB family antitoxin, protein MEQTTLFMSNRSQAVRLPKAVAMPSDVKRVNVVAIGRARIITPADETWDSWFEADSASADFMTDRDQPTDQERESF, encoded by the coding sequence ATGGAACAGACCACTCTTTTCATGAGCAATCGAAGCCAGGCTGTTCGACTTCCCAAAGCCGTAGCTATGCCAAGCGACGTAAAACGAGTCAATGTTGTCGCCATTGGTCGGGCTCGCATCATCACACCAGCCGACGAGACGTGGGACAGTTGGTTCGAGGCGGATAGTGCAAGCGCAGACTTTATGACTGATCGTGACCAACCCACCGATCAGGAACGTGAGTCGTTCTGA
- the vapC gene encoding tRNA(fMet)-specific endonuclease VapC produces MLKFMLDTNICIFTIKNKPQIVREAFNRHDGQLCISAVTLMELIYGAEKSAAPEKNLAVIEGLAARLEVLPFDNDAAAHTGMIRSELAKAGTPIGPYDQMIAGHARSRGFIVVTNNLREFERVPGLRVEDWVHF; encoded by the coding sequence ATGCTCAAATTCATGCTCGATACCAACATCTGCATATTCACCATCAAGAACAAGCCACAAATCGTAAGAGAGGCCTTCAACCGCCATGACGGGCAGTTGTGCATCAGTGCTGTCACGCTAATGGAGTTGATCTACGGTGCCGAAAAATCAGCCGCACCAGAAAAGAATCTCGCCGTCATCGAGGGTTTGGCAGCACGCCTTGAGGTCTTGCCTTTCGACAATGACGCGGCCGCGCACACCGGTATGATTCGATCCGAGCTGGCGAAGGCTGGAACACCGATTGGCCCATACGACCAAATGATTGCTGGCCATGCGCGCTCACGCGGATTCATCGTTGTAACGAACAACCTGCGGGAATTTGAACGGGTTCCGGGTTTACGCGTAGAGGACTGGGTTCACTTCTAA
- the gabP gene encoding GABA permease, producing the protein MSSTQSSNGLEQGLKPRHVTMLSIAGVIGAGLFVGSGHAIAAAGPAVLLAYAAAGMLVVLVMRMLGEMAVASPDTGSFSTYADRAIGHWAGFTIGWLYWWFWVLVIPLEANAAATILHAWFPGVDIWAFALVITMLLTVTNLFSVKNYGEFEFWFALIKVLAIIGFIVLGVMAIFGFLPGSQVSGVSHLFDTQGFLPNGMGAVLGAILTTMFSFMGTEIVTIAAAESKDPGKQISKATNSVIWRIGLFYLVSIFIVVALVPWNDPVLASLGSYQTVLERMGIPNAKMIVDIVVLVAVTSCLNSALYTSSRMLFSLGKRGDAPAVSTRTNKSGTPYWAVMLSTGAAFLATFANYVAPAAVFEFLLASSGAIALLVYLVIAISQLRMRKQRMARGEKIVFSMWLFPGLTYAVIVFIVAALTIMLFQDAHRVEILATGLLSALVVASGLLVARRRKQQQAGSVVLN; encoded by the coding sequence ATGAGCAGTACCCAAAGCTCTAATGGCCTCGAACAGGGGCTCAAACCGCGGCATGTGACCATGCTGTCGATCGCCGGGGTTATCGGCGCCGGCCTGTTCGTAGGTTCTGGCCACGCAATCGCCGCCGCAGGCCCGGCCGTGCTGCTGGCCTATGCCGCTGCTGGCATGTTGGTGGTGTTGGTGATGCGCATGCTTGGTGAAATGGCTGTTGCCTCGCCGGACACGGGCTCCTTCTCGACATACGCCGATCGCGCGATCGGTCACTGGGCCGGTTTCACCATCGGCTGGTTGTACTGGTGGTTCTGGGTGCTCGTCATTCCGTTGGAAGCCAACGCCGCCGCGACCATCCTGCATGCCTGGTTCCCGGGCGTAGACATCTGGGCCTTCGCCCTGGTCATCACCATGCTGCTGACCGTCACCAACCTGTTCAGCGTGAAGAACTACGGCGAGTTCGAGTTCTGGTTTGCGCTGATCAAAGTCCTGGCGATCATCGGTTTCATTGTCCTTGGCGTCATGGCGATCTTCGGCTTCCTGCCTGGCAGCCAGGTCAGTGGTGTTTCACACCTTTTCGACACTCAGGGCTTCCTGCCAAACGGCATGGGCGCAGTGTTGGGCGCGATCCTGACCACCATGTTCTCCTTCATGGGCACCGAGATCGTGACCATCGCGGCCGCGGAATCGAAAGACCCGGGCAAGCAAATCTCCAAGGCCACCAACTCGGTGATCTGGCGGATCGGCTTGTTCTACCTTGTATCGATCTTCATCGTCGTGGCCCTGGTGCCATGGAATGACCCGGTTCTGGCCAGCCTCGGTTCCTACCAGACCGTGCTTGAGCGCATGGGCATCCCGAACGCGAAGATGATCGTCGACATCGTGGTATTGGTCGCCGTGACCAGCTGCCTGAACTCGGCGCTCTATACCTCGTCGCGCATGCTGTTCTCATTGGGCAAGCGCGGCGATGCGCCAGCCGTTTCCACCCGCACCAACAAAAGTGGCACGCCTTACTGGGCGGTGATGTTGTCCACTGGCGCAGCGTTCCTGGCAACTTTCGCCAACTACGTGGCCCCGGCAGCGGTGTTCGAATTCCTGCTGGCCAGCTCCGGCGCCATTGCACTGCTGGTGTACCTGGTGATCGCGATCTCGCAACTGCGCATGCGCAAACAGCGTATGGCCCGCGGCGAGAAAATCGTCTTCAGCATGTGGCTGTTCCCGGGCCTGACCTACGCGGTGATCGTGTTCATCGTCGCGGCCCTGACCATCATGCTGTTCCAGGACGCCCACCGCGTGGAAATCCTCGCGACCGGCCTGCTCAGTGCTCTGGTCGTGGCTTCCGGTTTGCTGGTTGCTCGCCGTCGCAAGCAGCAGCAAGCGGGTTCGGTGGTATTGAACTGA
- a CDS encoding ABC transporter ATP-binding protein, with the protein MAEATPALEIRNLHKRYGSLEVLKGISLTARDGDVISILGSSGSGKSTFLRCINLLENPHQGQILVAGEELKLKAAKNGELVAADGKQINRLRSEIGFVFQNFNLWPHMSVLDNIIEAPRRVLGQSKSEAIEVAEALLNKVGIFDKRHAYPAQLSGGQQQRAAIARTLAMRPKVILFDEPTSALDPEMVQEVLNVIRALAEEGRTMLLVTHEMGFARQVSSEVVFLHQGLVEEQGSPQQVFENPLSARCKQFMSSNR; encoded by the coding sequence ATGGCTGAGGCCACGCCCGCGCTTGAAATCCGCAATTTGCACAAACGCTACGGCTCGCTGGAGGTGCTCAAAGGCATCTCGCTGACCGCCCGCGACGGCGATGTGATCTCGATCTTGGGTTCTTCCGGTTCCGGCAAGTCGACGTTCCTGCGCTGCATCAATCTGCTGGAAAACCCGCACCAGGGCCAAATCCTGGTGGCCGGCGAAGAGCTCAAGCTCAAAGCCGCCAAGAACGGCGAACTGGTCGCCGCTGACGGCAAGCAGATCAACCGCCTGCGCAGTGAGATTGGTTTTGTGTTTCAAAACTTTAATCTATGGCCGCACATGAGCGTGCTCGACAACATCATCGAAGCCCCGCGCCGCGTGCTAGGCCAGAGCAAGTCTGAAGCCATCGAAGTCGCCGAAGCGTTGCTGAACAAGGTCGGCATCTTCGACAAGCGCCACGCCTACCCCGCGCAATTATCCGGCGGCCAGCAACAACGCGCGGCCATCGCCCGCACGCTAGCCATGCGGCCCAAGGTCATCCTGTTCGACGAGCCCACCTCCGCGCTTGACCCGGAAATGGTCCAGGAAGTACTTAATGTCATCCGCGCACTGGCCGAAGAAGGCCGCACCATGCTGCTCGTGACCCACGAAATGGGCTTCGCCCGTCAGGTCTCCAGCGAAGTGGTGTTCCTCCACCAGGGCCTGGTAGAAGAGCAAGGATCGCCACAGCAGGTGTTTGAAAACCCGCTTTCGGCGCGCTGCAAACAATTCATGTCCAGCAACCGCTAA
- a CDS encoding ABC transporter substrate-binding protein, protein MQNFKKVFLAAAVSLAFSAGAMAETLKMGIEAAYPPFNNKDASGNVVGFDKEIGDALCAKMKVECTVVTSDWDGIIPALNAKKFDFLISSMSITDERKQAVDFTDPYYSNKLQFIAKKDVDFKTDKDSLQGKVIGAQRATLAGTWMEDNMEGVEVKLYDTQENAYLDLTSGRLDGILADKYVNYEWLKSDAGRSYEFKGDPVEESDKIGIAVRKGDPIRDKLNVALKEIVADGTYKKINDKYFPFSIY, encoded by the coding sequence ATGCAGAATTTCAAGAAGGTCTTCCTCGCCGCCGCCGTTTCCCTGGCGTTCAGTGCCGGTGCCATGGCCGAAACCCTGAAGATGGGCATCGAAGCGGCCTACCCGCCGTTCAACAACAAAGATGCCAGCGGCAACGTTGTGGGCTTCGACAAGGAAATCGGCGACGCCCTGTGCGCCAAGATGAAAGTCGAGTGCACCGTGGTCACCTCCGACTGGGACGGCATCATCCCGGCCCTGAACGCCAAGAAGTTCGACTTCCTGATCTCCTCTATGTCGATCACCGACGAGCGCAAGCAAGCGGTGGACTTCACCGACCCGTACTACTCCAACAAGCTGCAATTCATCGCCAAGAAAGACGTCGACTTCAAAACCGACAAGGATTCCCTGCAAGGCAAAGTGATCGGCGCACAACGTGCGACCCTCGCCGGCACCTGGATGGAAGACAACATGGAAGGCGTTGAAGTCAAACTCTATGACACCCAGGAAAACGCCTACCTCGACCTGACTTCCGGTCGTCTGGACGGAATCCTGGCGGACAAATACGTCAACTACGAGTGGCTGAAAAGCGACGCGGGCCGTTCTTACGAATTCAAGGGCGACCCGGTGGAAGAAAGCGACAAGATCGGTATCGCTGTACGTAAAGGCGACCCGATCCGCGATAAACTGAACGTGGCGCTGAAAGAAATCGTCGCAGACGGCACCTACAAGAAGATCAACGACAAGTACTTCCCGTTCAGCATCTATTGA